From Pan troglodytes isolate AG18354 chromosome 1, NHGRI_mPanTro3-v2.0_pri, whole genome shotgun sequence:
GCTCTATGTGCTGGGAGGACATGTGAGGCTGGAAAACAGCTGGGCCAAGGCCTGGAGATGTGACCGGGTATCCTGAGAAAAGGACTTGGGTGCAGGTAgcttatttgggaggtgatcccaggaaaTACAGTGAGGGGAAGTGAGGTGGGGACAGGATAAAAGCCAATACAATGTGCATGAATAAGCTGGTCACCTCTGTGGGCAACCGCGGCTCACTCCTGCTGGGGACCTTCTGAGGAACGGCGAGGAGCGTGTATCAGAACTGTTCAATGGGGGATGGGGACGTTGGGGTCTTCTGATCCCTGCAGGTTGCGGGTTATACCTGGGGATGTTAAATCCCCAGGCTGCCTGGCCCACTGCTTGCGTCCCTGGGAACTGCCTGCAGCTGTAGGTGAGCTGAACCCACAGTGGGCTGAAGGGCCATGGGTTGGGGCATTAACTGGGCCAGCTAGAGTTCCCAGTGCTAAACCTGAGCCCGCTCCTCCAGATGCtcatttcttcttccagtgtgatTGATTATAGGGGCCATTCCCTGTGGGAAGCTCTCGCAGCCGCTCCTGGGGTGAGGGCTGACCCTCTGGCCCCGAGAGGGCACATAGCAGGGGTGGACCTTGTATTTTTAACAACCAGGTGAGTAGCATGGGTGGCCAGGTGTAGATGACCTTTGAGTTTCCTTCAGAGTCTGAGCTTCAGGGTTTCACATTTCCCTACAAATAAAATGGGTCACCATGCATTGAGTGCAAACTCTGATAGGGAGCTAGTGAGAGGGCTGGAGTCTATCTGGGAGGCTCTGAAAACAGGAGAGTGACTCATTCAGTGCtagagaagagagggagatggtgggaggggaggagagggggagaaagggaaagactagagaagagagggagagggagggagggaaggagagggagagaaagagaaagactgaCAATGGCCTGGAAGGTGGAAGGAAGCTAACAGTGAAGAGCTTTAAATGCCAGCCAAGTCTGAATTTCCATCTAGAGGTGATCCAGTGCTAACAAAGGCTTTCCCCCCGGCAATGGTGACAGAGACTGTCACTGCTAACTAAATGCCATATCCTGGCCCTGGGCATCCAGGTAGAGTCAGGTAATGTGTACTCCTTCTCTGAGGCAGTTAAGAGAGATGCTTGCTGTCTCTCTCTTGTCCACATGGCCAGAGACAAGGACTTGGAAATGGTGGAGGCAGCTTTGGAGAGGGCCTATGTGGGGGGCACCCACCTGGCACTAGACGGTGCTAGGAGAGAGAAGCAAACCCTGTATTAAGCCATTGTGATTTGGGGGGCATGTTTGTTATTGCAACATAGCCTATCCTAGCCTGACTGATAAAAGAAGGCGTTGTAAAAACAATAAGCATTGGCCTgtcacggtagctcacgcctgtaatctcagcgatttgggaggccaatgtgggcagatcacttgagctcaagagttcgagactagcctgggcaacatggtgaaaccctgtctctacaaaaaaaaaaatttgctgggcatggtggtgaacacctatggccccagctactcaggaggctcaggtgggaagatcacctgaaaccgggaggttgaggctgcagtgagccgtgattgtgccaccgcactccagcctgggtaacagagtgagaccccatcctaaaaaaaaaaaaaaaaagaaaaaaactaaaaaaaaaagcccaatacGCTTGATGTAGCATTCACTGCATTTCTTCCTTACAACCTTCCTGTGGCATTAGCATTAGGATTCCAACGCTACCGACATGAAACAGGCAGGAAAAGGAGGGATTTACCGGAAGTTACCATGGCTGGCCTGTGACAGAGGGGGACTCAAGCCCAGCTCTCTTTGATTCTAAAGCTGTTTCACTTCACAGGATTCCTCAAAGTCTGTCGTGCATGCCActggcagaaaacaagaaaattttcAGTGATATGTGGATGAAAAGGCTAAATTTAATTagttttgaatttatttgaattttatattgaaTGAGTGTTtattggaataaataaataaaccgtACATCAAACCAGTGATTTCATGGCTATTATTTCTTATAAGGCAGAGAAATTTTTAAGAAGTGAGTTGGTTTAGAGTGAATtaaacaaaaagattaaataaatactgGTAAAGGCGTATATGGATACTGCCAAACAGCTGATGGTGGGCAAAGAGTGAAGGGAGCAGGCTGCCCCGGCTGATGTTGCATTTGTGTTAGCTAGGTCATTGCGAGATAACCAGGTTTGCTCTTTAGGGAAAGAGCTGATCCTGGGAGCACTGGGGAGGGAGTCCTGTGTGCTTCCCACTGAACCACACTGCCCAGGGGCCTCTCCGTGGATCACAAATGCTCTCTCTTGCATGAAACACTAACGGCTTTAAGTTTCTGGAAGCCTAAGGGATGTGAAAACAGGAGGAGGGAACAGCAGAGCCCTTCACAGCTGCCTGTTTGACTTGTGAGCAACCTTGCAGAAGGCCCCTTcgtgcattttttttccttctggctcATACCGGACACACTGTTCTCAATTTTGAGTCCTGGGGAAAAgtgtttcacatttaaaaaacacaaatattgattttctttccttaatgTATATGCTGAACTTTTAGATCTCCTCTCCACCACCGCCCCCAGGCCTTGCCCCTGCTATAGAATGCCaaagctgcctttttttttttttttttctggtggtggTCGGGGGGGGACCCATCTCTGTTCCTGAAAACTTACCTGTAGTGTATTTCTGCAGCTCTGCTAATGAGCGGAGAAGTGACACAGAGAAGGCGCCTGTGTTCTTCCGAGGAGCCCATAGAACTGCCATTCAGAGGTGGAGCTGAAAGGGCTGTTTCATGGGCCAGCTGCTGCCCAGCTAACGGAGCCTTGTGCCCTGAGCCCCGGACACAGCCCTGGCCGTCaggggggttggggtggggggagcagttGGTGAGGAGACCCCAGCTCACATTCTCCTCGTTCACCTCCAGCATGGCACGAGGACAGCATTGCGTTTCTCACCGCTGGTCACCGTGGATGGCCCTTGTGTGACCCTGGGTGGTTTGTAGGGAAATGGAACAGGTTCGTAGTTagttttcattcattccttcatttgctCACCAGAGatcctgtgccaggcaccatgctgggTCCCAGGGATTCAGTGGTGACTGAGACGGGCGAGCCCCCTGCTCGGAGGGAGCTCACGTCCTTGGGGAGACAGGTAACACCTTTATTACACCATTTTGGGAAGGGAGagtcaccaccatcatcacaccCTGCAGCATCTCTGGAGGAGAATTCGACTTCAAAGTTGTAGCAGAAAAAGGAATCAGCAGCTTCAAGTGGTTTTTGGAATTGGGGAGGGCTGTGAATTAGGCACACATGAAATGTAAGGGGAAAAAGTCAGAAGGCAATGCTCTTAACCTCCTCCTTCTCTAACACTGGTGCAAAGGGGAGTGAGGCCTGAGCTTTAGGCTTGGCTCTGCCCCTAAACTGGCTGGTGGCTTCGGGTAAGTCAgtgaacctctctgggcctcagtttctccatctgacaAATGGGCCAACAGACTCGGATCTGCTGACTTCACAGGTTTGTTGGGTGAGCAAATGAGATAGAGTGGTAGAGTGAGTAACTTTGCCATGTCAAGGGTGGAAGGGATTGTTATAATTATTGCTAAAGAGTGTGGTAGCAGTGAGTTGGGTCTGCTGCACCCAGCAGTCGCTTTTTGTCTGTACATTTccttttattgaggtataatttacacagAGTGAAGTGCATAGGTCCCAAGTCTTAGGATTCTGCCTCCTGGAGCAATGACAATCCTTTAACTCCATCTCCACTTCTGTCCCCCTCTTGCCCCTCACatggggcaggcagatcaagaACGACCATTCCCACTGCACCATGgcaagctgaggctcagagaggttaagtcaccagctccaggtcacacagccagttagGAGCAGAAGTGGCTTTGAACCTGGATCTCTCAGGTAGCCAAGCCCATGCTCTTTCTGCTCTATCTCATGAACTACTTGACCCAAATGCAAAGAAGGGGATCGTTCCTGCTGATGTTACTTTGTTTAGAAGGCTTTATCTTTGCCTTCTCTGTGCTGGGCCTGATGCAGAGTTGAATCCACAGGCTCACAGGTGAGGTGGGCCAAGCAGGGACCCACAGGAGGAAGAGATGGGCAGGGAGAAGCCACCTACATCAAGCTACACTGAGACAGCAGCATGGCtgagagctgggcctggggctcTATCCTGGCAATAACACTTCTTAGCTGTGTAACTTCAGACAAGTTATTTTACCTCTCTGTTCTTTAACAGTAGCTGCTTTACAAAGTTGTCAAGAGGATTAACTGAGAAACCTCATCTAACTCCTTTGCTCCTTGAATCAACCCTAGGAGGCGCTATTACCATCCCTAGTTTCCAGACGAGCAATCTGAGACATGAGAGGTGAAGtcacttgcccatggtcacacaggTGGTTTGCTGGTATAGCAAACCCAGGTAACCTGGCTCCcaagtctgtgctcttaaccatgGTCTCCACTGCCCTGCCCATACTAACAGTGAAGGTACATGTTAGCCCTAATTATGACCTTGAAAGATTCTACAAGGCAGAGAGTTAGTGAGAGGAAAGGATTCTGGGCAGATGGCCCTGCATGTGTGATGGCCTGGAGGCCTTCGAGGAGAATCCAGGGGTAGCTGGAGAGCAGGGTGTGTGCGGAGAGCAGGGCAcagtgaggctggggaaggggaagtgAATTTAATGAGAAACTTGGGGTTGTGAGTGGGGGAAGGATTTGGGTGTGGGATGAAGGTGCAggacagggctgggctgggccatTGGACTCAGGTATGCCTAGGCTTGGGGTGGAGCTTCAAGGCAGCGCGGGCTCCAGCCCCTGGAGgagccaccccccacccacctgaGATTTCCCAAATTCCAGCTGCCGTTCTAGTTGCTTCTGCAAGCAAAGGAGCCCTTGTGGTCAGAGGGGCCTCTGAAGCCTGGGCCAGGCGCTCCCGCCCTCTCAGGGCACACACACCTCCATTCAGCCCAAGCCCCGCCCTTGGGGGGGCTGGGGGCCAGGGCGGGCTGCCCCCACGTCAGTCGTCAGTTGGGGGCCACCTGACCCAAAGGCTGGGCGGGCAGTGGGGTTGATAAGACCTGGACCCCACTGGTCCCACAACCGTGCCGACTGCTGCCCGTGCTGCCAGAACTATGAGGGTCCTCTCTGGCACTAGCCTCATGCTCTGcagcctgctgctgctgctccaggCCCCGTGCAGCCCTGGCCTCGCCCCCCAGTCCAGAGGTGAGGGGGCCTGCGTGAGAAGGGGGCTACTGAGCTAGTGGGCCCTGACCCTCAGCACTGGGGGCTGGGTACCGATATGGCAGGGAGCACATGGGATCCAGGATGGGGAAGGGAGCAGGGCGGCAGTGGTGGGCAGTGGGCTGGTGCAGGAGCAGACAGGGACCATGGTGCTTATAAGGGTCAGGGCAGGGGTGCTCCTCAGCCCTCAGGGACCATGCATGAGGCAGGGACCTTGGTCTTCCAGGTCTCTGGGGAGCAGAAGCTACTCAGAGAGCTGGCTGACGTCTGGAGCGGCACCAAGCCCAGGGCTGAGCCCATGGCTCTTTGATGACAGCAGACCTGGGATGCCAAGAGCTCATGCCCCCTTTGCGGGTCCTTCCAGCCTTGGGCTCCCTGGGGGCAATAACACCCCCCAGAGTTTCAGGTTTGGGCACTGAGTCCTGGAATGCCCATTCTTCctgtacagatggggaaactgaggtcagtGAGGGCCTAAGACCACACAGTGAGATAGCCCCAGAGCCTCTAGGTTATTGATCTACTGCTGTACGGTGTGGCCAATTCCCTTTCCCTCTTTGGGTCTCAGTTTACCCATTTGTAGCCTTAGCTAGTAGACAGCAGGGAGCCAGCTGCATGGTGATTTCTAAGGTCTCCTGAGGAACTCTGATGTCCAGAGCCCCAGTCTAGGGCACTGTGAGTTACTGTGACTTGGGGGTTGGGACGGCCCTGCACGTTTCCCCTTTCCTCTTTGGGATCGGCTCTGCTCAGCTCAGACTCCGCATGGGATGGGGAGGGAAGGGCCTTTGTAGTGAGACCTTCCTGACTGCAGGCCCAGGCCAGCGACAGTAGCCTTATTCTCTCCACTGGACATGTGAGATcacagaggctcagaaaggtgcAATGATCTGCCCAGGGCCCCACAGAGTggctgagccaggatttgaacccaggcctgaACTCACTCTGACCCTGCATACTTCCCAGCACAGGGTGCTGCCTTCTTGGGTCTCTGGAGGACATTGCTCCTCGGGGGTGTGTCTTGGTGTGCACCTGATCAGGCTGCCGAGGTGGCCACCAGGAATTCCTGCTCCTTTTCCCTGTCTTCAGCAACCCGCCAGCAGGCGCTGCCAGGCTGAGGGAAACTGGTTCCACTTTGGTGATTTGCTTTGATGCTCAGATGAAAGAGGCCATGTTGACGGGCACTGCTTTGGCTCTCAAGCCTGTGCCCATGCCTGGAGGGCCCATCCTTGGTACCCTCCTGCCCAGCTAGAAGAAATAGCTGCCCTTGTTTCTGGCAGCAAGTCTGGGCTGAAACCTAAATGTGTTTTCAAGGCCGCAGGGTCCTTTGCCACCCCTGGAATACTCATTGCTTGCCTGGCCCCCTGCTGGCTCCTCAAAACATCCTGTAAGGAGGGATTGCTAGCTCACtgctcagatgaggaaactgaggctcagagaagtgaagcaaATGGCCCAAGGCCAGGCTTGGCCCTCTGTGTTCCCCATGGGCTGAGCAGGGGGCCTTTGGCAAGTTGCTTGCTGGTGTCTGCATGTTGACAAAAGGGCTCAGCTGCCCAGCTGAAGTTTGCAGCCTACTGGGCCCGAGGCCTCGCACCTGGATCTAAGAAGCCGCGTTCTGTGTCCTCAGGCCCAGTCCCTGACCTGTGTCTCTGCTCTCTGCCTTACCCCTCCTGCCCCACTCCCAGGCAATCTCTGCCGGACGCGGCCCACGGACCTGGTGTTTGTTGTCGACAGCTCTCGCAGCGTTCGGCCTGTTGAATTTGAGAAAGTGAAGGTATTCCTGTCCCAGGTCATCGAGTCGCTGGACGTGGGGCCCAATGCCACCCGGGTGGGCATGGTCAACTATGCCAGCACTGTGAAGCAGGAGTTCTCGCTGCGGGCTCACGTCTCCAAGGCCGCACTGCTGCAGGCTGTGCGCCGTATCCAGCCGCTGTCCACAGGCACCATGACTGGCCTGGCCATCCAGTTCGCTATCACCAAAGCCTTCGGCGATGCAGAGGGTGGTCATTCCAGGTCCCCTGACATCAGCAAGGTACGTGCACGCCACCCTGCTAGGATGCTGCTGTTTGGAGGCTCCCGCTCAGAGTTATGAGCTTTGCCTGCAGACACTTTGATTCCCATGATGCCCCGTGAGGTGGCCATTTCATAGCTGGGGAAACAGGGTCAGAGAGGGGCGGTCATTAGACAGAGGTCACCAGTTgcaagtgacagagctgggatttgaagccaCCTTTACCCAACCTTTCCATCCTAGGAGCTCACAATCATTTCAGTTTAGTTGACCTTGGTTCCTGACCAGTCTGAGCCCCTTGAAGACATTGCAGACAGGCCAGATGCTTATGGGAGGAGTGAAGGTGTGGCCTCCGCCACCAGCCTGTCTGGGTTCATGCCCTGCTCCACCATACTAGCTGTGCCACCCTGAGCAAGTGACGTCATGTCACTGGTCctcggtttcctcacctgtaaaatgggagtaatgatAACACCTTCTCCAAGTGCTGCTATGAGGACTGAGTTCATAAACATAAGGCTTCCCATCATGGCATtcgataatttttaatttcataattctCCGAGGGCAGGGGCTCAGAAATGGAAGGGCTGTGCTGCCACCTGTGCTGTCAGTGAGGGCTCCAGGCAGAGGGCTGAGTGTTTCCCAGGACTTGTATCCTCACTGTCATGTTCAGGGCTCAGCACAGAACCTGAGGCTAAGCCAGGTGTCCTCTGTTCCTGTGGCACCCCCACAGGCTCCAGCACTTCCCCACTGCAGCCCTTGTTAGCCCGAGTTGCCACTTCCCTGCTCAGGGCCCCAGCTCAGGGGAGGTTCTTTCTTAGCCCTCCTCCATACCCCACTCTCTAGCACACAGTGGATAAATGAACATGATTCTGCTCGGAGGtggtatccccattttatagatggtgaAACTGAGGCATAAGAAGCTTAAGCAACTTGCTCAGCCAATAAGTGGGAAAAGCGTTCACAGAGACAACAGCATATAATCCCAGCCATTACCACCCCTTAAAGAAATGACGTATCAGGCAGCCTGTCGGTCTTGGGGCCAACTACAAGTTTCAGCACGGGGTGCTGTAGATGAAGCTGATGGTTGAGGTGGTGGAGAGGGTGAAGGAGATGGGGGTGGTGGCGTGGGGTGGGCAAGTGAGGAGAGAGCTCCTCCAGCAGGTGACACAGCGGCGCTGGGGGAGCTGGCACCAGACTCCAGGTGTTCAGCCTGGAGTTCACCTGTGGGAGGACCCAACAAGGTGGACAATCTGAAAGCTGGGTTGCAGGGAGGGGAGTAGGGACTCGAGGAGGCAGTGGGCCTCGGGATGGCAGCGAATAGTCACAGCTAGATTTTCAGAACCAGGAGCCCAGGCCCCTGGAGAGGAAGAGATTGTGCAAAGTCACTCCCCAGGTAGCCCAGGGTAATGATGGTAAAAATAATAGTTGCCCTTTCTGGCTTCTAACCAGGAGTCATCTCACTCAACCTCACCACAACCctttttacagttgaagaaactgaggctcaggaaggtgaCCTGTAGCTTGTGGAGCTGCATTTCTAAACACGGCCTGTCTCAACTGCCTGTCATCAGGACAGGGGGTCAGGGCCTGGGGCTAAGGATGGGACCCAGGAATCAGAAACAGACCCAAGTCAGAAGCAGAGAAGCAGCAAAGCGGGACTGGATGCCTAACCCAGACTGGGCAGAGCTGGGAGCGCCCTAGCCTCAGGGTGGGTGCAGACAGGGGGTCACGAGGCCGGATCTCAGCGACAGAGTCCGCCACCTCTTTCTTTCCGGGGTACAGACCAGAGGAGCCTAGTGGGAGGGGAGCAGGCAGATTCTTTCCCTCTCTGGCAGGGGCATGTATCATACCGGGGAGTGGAGGAGGATAAGGGTGGCATCTTTCTTGGGTCGGTCCCTTGGGCATCCACATGGGAGTGGCCCTCCGTCCGTTCCCTGGTCCAGGGTCCCGGGTCTTAGAGGGACAAGGACAGCAGGACGGGAGACGGCAGCCCCATCCCTTAGCTTCGGCTGCCATCTGGTGGCCAAAGCGCAGAACTGCACCATGTGGAACCACCGgatccccaccccagccccggcCCGGCCTCCCGGGGGCACGAGGGGCGTGGCACGACTCCCACAGCCATCAGCCTGAGGACCCTGCCCTCAGCCGCCTCAGTCTGAGGGGAAGGCATGGCCCTGACCTTAGAGGCCCCAATTTGGCGATGGGGCATCACATCCCTCCGGGCATCTCAGAGCTGCCTGCCCGAGGGAGGCGACGCAGATGGAAAGCCCCCCAGCCACGTCTCTCAGAGGAAACGGGTCTCCTCTTTGGCCAGCCAGGTCCTCTTCCCCCGGGTGCCGCCTGGCTGTGCGACCCGGCAGTCCTCCCGCCTCTccgggcctcagcctcctctcctgGACAGTCCCGTGGGCTTCCGGGAGCCCGGTGTCACACCGCCCCGCGTGTCGCAGGTGGTCATCGTGGTGACAGACGGGAGGCCCCAGGACAGCGTGCAGGACGTGTCTGCGCGGGCCCGGGCCAGCGGCGTCGAGCTGTTCGCCATCGGAGTGGGCCGCGTGGACAAGGCCACGCTGCGGCAGATCGCCAGCGAGCCGCAGGACGAACACGTCGATTACGTGGAGAGCTACAGCGTCATCGAGAAGCTGTCCAGGAAGTTCCAGGAGGCCTTCTGCGGTGCGCGGGCAGGCGGGGGCGGAGCCAGGGCAGGGGCGGAGAAGGGGAGAGCGGCGGGGCGGGGCCAGGGCTGGAGGCGGGACCGAGGCTGAGGCGCAGACGGAGCCAGCGccggggcggggcaggggcggggccgggggggGCAGAGGcggagaagggagagagatagAATGTCAGTGTCGGGGCGGGGCCGGGGAGGAGCCGGGGGCGAAGGCGGAGACGGAGAGAGTCAGCGCCGGGGCGGGGAAAGGGTGGGGCGGAGACGGAGAGAGCGGCGGGACGGGGCCAGAGCAGGCAGAGGGCGGGGCCAGGGCAGGGGCGAAGACGGAGACAGTCAGTGCcagggcggggccggggcggagGCGGAGAGAGTCGGCcccaggggcagggccagggctgagCGGGACGAGGCCGTGGCAGGCGCAGAGACTGAGAGTCCGCGCTGAGGCGGGCCAAAGCTAGGGGCGGAGCCAGCGCTAAAGTGAAGACAGAAAAAGTCAGCGTCGGGGGGCGGGGCCACATCAGAGGGCGGGGCCTGGCTGGGGCGGTAGCCTATAAAACGGCGGGGACTGAGTTACACGGGAACATCAGGGCGGGGCCAGGGCTAGGGACACGGCTTAGGTGGATTGGGGGTGGAACCTGGATTAGACTGAGGTGGTGCCAGCACCAGGGGTGGGGCCGTAGCTGGGGCGGAGCCTGATAACGGAGGAGGGTCTCCAGCCCCAGGTTAAGGGAGTTGGGGAGAGGCGATGTTAAGAGTCCttttatggccgggcgcggtggctcacgcctgtaatcccagcactttgagaggccgaggcgggcggatcacgaggtcaggagatcgagaccatcctggccaacatggtgaaaccccgtctctactaaaaatacaaaaaattagccgcgcgttgttgcgggcgcctgtagtcccagctactcgggaggctgcgccAGGAAAAcgacgtgaacccgggaagcggagcttgcagtgagccgagatcgtgccactgcactccagcctgggcaacagagcgagacgactccgtctcaaaacacacacacacacacacacacacacacacacacacacacacacaaaacaacagaGCCCTTTTATGTGGCAGAATCCTGGCAGGGACCAAGGAGGGCCCGGAGCTCAGGAAGGAGAGCTCCCAGAAAACCTACACGTTTCTGTGTCGTGAGTTTTGGGTGCCAGAGTTTTCTGTGATGCGGGAGAGTCTGAGAGGCCTGGGCACTGGCAGGAGAAGGTTCAGAGCCCTTCTCGGaggggaggtgtgtgtgtgggtctTTGGGATGTGACCCGCAGGGGCAGGGTGTCCAGTAGGACAGGATCGGGGTTAGGGCAGGGACTTtacccatttgtaaaatgggtctAAGAAGAGCATGCACGTTATTGCGAGGATCCAGTGAGATAATGCAAAATGTAACCCTCATTATATGGTATTTGACAGATAGGTGCTGTGTTCATTGTATGCTGTTCTAGACCCTTGGATGTCTTGATACAGCAGTGAACTAAACAGACTAAAGGCCCTAACCCTTGGCCTTTACCTTTTTAGTGAGACTTTTCATTCTTATCATCAGCATTATAACCTTCTTCAGGGATCTAGGCACTGGTGCAATATTTCCAGATGTGGGCTGAGAGTCGGGGGCCTGGGCCCCAGTATGTTGGAGACCTTAGTTTCCCTGAGTCTGGATGGGGCCTGGTATCCACAGTCAGGGAGGGACTACCTGTCTGTAGTGCCCAAGGCGCTATGATTGTGAGATCTGAGCTACTTATTGTCCCCGCAGTGGTGTCAGACCTGTGCGCCACAGGGGACCATGACTGTGAGCAGGTGTGCATCAGCTCCCCGGGATCCTACACCTGCGCCTGCCACGAGGGCTTCACTCTGAACAGCGATGGCAAGACCTGCAATGGTCAGTGGGGTGGACACAGGCTCgccctggagagggtgtggaggggAGGTGACGGGGCCTCCCCAGGAAACCCATTCAAGCCTCCCTGCACCATACCTCTGAACCAATCTTCAAAGCAGACAGATGCCTTTTAGAGTTTGGTATCTGCAGAAGTTCTCGCCTGACTTCTGTCCCTGTTTTCAACACAATGGGTGGTGGGTTTAGTGTGGTAGAAGGACTCACATAGTCTCAAAATCAAATCCTGGTGCTACCACTTCTGAGCTGTGTGATCTCACAGCTGTTGGAGTTTCAGTTTCCAATACTGTACAGTGGGACCAGTCACCTTGGCTTTATAGAGGCAGTTCTGAGGGCGCAATGGAATGATCCTCAGCACAGAGCTTGGTGTGTGGTGGGTGTCCAGCCAGGGAGCAGGATGGATGACTATGTCCTTCAGCTTCAGCCCGTTGCCTTCCTGTCCTCTACAGtctgcagtggtggtggtggcagctcGGCTACTGACCTGGTCTTCCTCATTGACGGATCCAAGAGTGTGAGGCCAGAGAACTTTGAGCTGGTGAAGAAGTTCATCAATCAGATCGTGGATACGCTGGACGTGTCAGACAAGCTGGCCCAGGTGGGGCTGGTGCAGTACTCAAGCTCTGTGCGCCAGGAGTTCCCCCTGGGTCGCTTCCACACCAAGAAGGACATCAAGGCGGCTGTGCGGAATATGTCCTACATGGAGAAGGGCACAATGACCGGGGCTGCTCTCAAGTACCTCATTGACAATTCCTTCACTGTGTCCAGTGGGGCTAGGCCCGGGGCCCAGAAGGTGGGCATTGTCTTCACTGATGGCCGGAGCCAGGACTACATTAATGATGCTGCCAAGAAGGCCAAAGACCTCGGTAGGTGTTGCCTGCCTGGACCCTGGACACCACTGATGGCCAGGGGTACACACGGGTATAGCCCAACTGTAGTTTATCTTGGTGTCTTCTGATTAGTGCCCTAAACCCAGGTGAGTTTGAATGAGGAGGATTGGTTAGTCCAATTCTCTCTTATGTCAATGACAAAATTGAGGCCCCAGAAAAGTAAGTGGCTTGTTTTGATGGTCCTTTTGTAAGTGAGGCTTGGAACTTTTCCAGCTGGATATTCCCAAGAACACATCATCTGTTGGAAGGCAACTCTACTTTGGAACAAGCCCGAGTCTGTTTTGTAACCtattaaatgaggaaaaaataa
This genomic window contains:
- the MATN1 gene encoding cartilage matrix protein, translating into MRVLSGTSLMLCSLLLLLQAPCSPGLAPQSRGNLCRTRPTDLVFVVDSSRSVRPVEFEKVKVFLSQVIESLDVGPNATRVGMVNYASTVKQEFSLRAHVSKAALLQAVRRIQPLSTGTMTGLAIQFAITKAFGDAEGGHSRSPDISKVVIVVTDGRPQDSVQDVSARARASGVELFAIGVGRVDKATLRQIASEPQDEHVDYVESYSVIEKLSRKFQEAFCVVSDLCATGDHDCEQVCISSPGSYTCACHEGFTLNSDGKTCNVCSGGGGSSATDLVFLIDGSKSVRPENFELVKKFINQIVDTLDVSDKLAQVGLVQYSSSVRQEFPLGRFHTKKDIKAAVRNMSYMEKGTMTGAALKYLIDNSFTVSSGARPGAQKVGIVFTDGRSQDYINDAAKKAKDLGFKMFAVGVGNAVEDELREIASEPVAEHYFYTADFKTINQIGKKLQKKICVEEDLCACESLVRFQAKVEGLLQALTRKHIPSQRGLGPGRAVSKRLAILENTVV